The following proteins are encoded in a genomic region of Alnus glutinosa chromosome 8, dhAlnGlut1.1, whole genome shotgun sequence:
- the LOC133875934 gene encoding uncharacterized protein LOC133875934 isoform X3: protein METAREHIEEIRRKKFSIGGEENPLTEDLHQAVKNLSAELYAKDVHFLMELIQNAEDNTYLEDVDPSLEFIITSQDITATGAPATLLIFNNEKGFSSKNIDSICSVGRSTKKGNRKRGYIGEKGIGFKSVFLVTAQPYIFSNGYQIRFNEEPCPHCKLGYIVPEWVEENPTLSDIKQIYGSGNTFPTTTIVLPLKPDKVEPVKDELSSIHPEVLLFLAKIKRFSLREHNKDGRLSTVSAIAVTSETDFVTKKSINAESYTLHLSTDEKKDEGSVKECSYYMWKQKFPVKYENKVERRMEVDELVITLAFPFEERLLRGIGSPGVYAFLPTEMVTNFPFIIQADFLLASSRETILLDNKWNKGILDCVPSAFINALVSLIKASENAPVSSLAPMFKFIPVNSSSYKELNIVRESIKAKLVEENIVPSESYTTQKFFHKPREVGRLVPAFWNILEKAKNQGVSLLDLSSHGSYILSSAFDRNEYDHILSFLGVEPVNDNWYVKCIGSSNLVAGVSEELYMEILLFVADNWKSKFGNTNIRNIPLIKYVGPDGHVSLCSINECTPGKWQKVVSLSQQNHLASWLIDWNREFRCVGSRFFMPKSTQEAIFSSLAVREWLQAHVKISVVKVYDYAVHLNYYLKEDRKLAIAFVHFLYHSFSKNHLSKWEVDNLCRSMPLVDNYGNLTTQRKGVLVPANGSKWVGLVGSNPWRGEGYVELGQDYLHPGRFAGEFTSGEQLLEFLKTHVAASDIPYISPPNSAIPAVSAPLTNENAFLLLDWIRNLKQTRTCIPEKFLKCIKEGSWLKITANGYSGYRPPSESFVFSSSLGNILQNGSVLVDIPLIDQSFYGDRINEYNEELKTIGVMFRYGEACKFIGKHLMSLTTSSTLTRGLVLSVLNFIRFLRENSLPLDEFVNSIKDIKWLRTSCGDRSPVGSVLYDGEWRIASQISAIPFIDIHYYGDEILAFKEELKSLGVLIGFCKSYNLVVDNLRSSSRLTSLTAEAVLLILECIRHSRPSNKFMEALNGVKCFKTNIGYSSPGECFLFDPQWGCILQVFRGFPLIDESFYGSSISSYRNELKKTGVKVDFENAVQVFVHCFRQHASSMTKETLVSFLSCYRQLKHTPFEFPSYLMKCIREEKWLRTRLGVYRSPSNCILFGPDWQSISPITLLPFIDDSDNYYGKVIHEYMEELKMMGVVVDIKDGVKMVAAGLYFPQDHSCVTPGNVFKLLECIRILLQDRNYSFPVHFWEEVSQNWLKTHVGYRPPAQCLLFNSRWGSYLKHTDGSFIDEGFYGSGITSYKEELRAIGVTVDVEKGCPLISSHLDFHLDQFSTIVRIYNYLSEFNWKPDSEATKRIWIPNERQIGKWVSPIECVLHDEDGLFNLQLQVLEKHYEQKLLSFFSNAFHVRHNPSVDDYCKLWKVWESSGQPLSHADCCKFWVYVSKNWSQKTEETLTGSLVKLPVGSGSDRILLSNKFDVFIADDLQLKDLFEQFCPQPIFVWYPRESLPSLPRRKLLETYRKIGVRTISESVQKEESVDVAHLNQVNPKETVLKKGLVRLILGFLADPTREIEMETRHEAIKRLLNITFLETVEPITVNYSLFLSSGEIVKAKSRRVMLWYRETSKFVAQKLDRSGGYKNIIEYATYFSEAISEVLLWENSNYIGALAELIKLGFMMEFNEEAVGFLIKSKNLQIFMEDFNALCLPVL from the exons ATGGAGACGGCGAGAGAACATATAGAGGAGATACGTAGAAAAAAGTTTTCTATTGGAGGGGAAGAGAACCCATTGACGGAAGATCTTCACCAGGCCGTGAAGAACCTCTCTGCTGAACTTTATGCCAAGGATGTCCACTTCCTCATGGAACTCATTCAG aATGCGGAAGACAATACTTACTTGGAGGATGTGGATCCGTCGCTTGAGTTCATCATAACTTCTCAGGACATCACGGCCACGGGAGCTCCAGCGACGTTGCTGATTTTCAACAATGAAAAAGGTTTCTCTTCCAAAAATATAGACTCCATTTGCAGTGTTGGTCGCTCCACCAAGAAAGGCAACAGGAAACGCGGTTATATTGGAGAGAAAG GTATTGGATTCAAGAGTGTCTTTCTGGTTACTGCTCAGCCATACATATTCAGCAATGGATATCAGATTCGGTTCAACGAAGAGCCTTGCCCACATTGCAAGCTTGGGTACATTGTGCCTGAATGGGTGGAGGAGAACCCAACTCTTTCCGacataaagcaaatatatggtTCTGGAAATACTTTTCCAACGACAACAATAGTCCTACCTCTGAAGCCGGATAAGGTCGAACCTGTGAAGGACGAGCTCTCTAGCATTCATCCTGAAGTTCTGTTGTTCCTCGCAAAGATAAAGCGGTTTTCGCTCAGGGAACATAATAAGGATGGTAGACTCAGTACCGTCAGTGCAATAGCTGTTACGAGTGAGACAGACTTTGTGACGAAGAAGAGCATTAATGCTGAATCCTACACACTCCATCTCTCAACCGATGAAAAGAAGGATGAGGGTTCCGTCAAAGAATGCAGTTACTACATGTGGAAGCAAAAGTTTCCTGTCAAGTACGAAAACAAAGTGGAAAGGAGAATGGAAGTAGACGAGTTGGTGATTACGTTGGCTTTTCCATTTGAAGAGCGTCTCCTGAGAGGGATTGGCTCACCTGGGGTCTATGCATTTCTTCCCACAGAGATGGTCACTAACTTTCCCTTCATAATCCAGGCAGATTTTCTTCTTGCATCATCAAGGGAAACTATCCTCTTGGACAACAAGTGGAACAAAGGGATACTTGATTGTGTGCCCTCTGCTTTTATAAATGCTTTGGTCTCGCTAATCAAAGCCTCAGAAAATGCTCCAGTATCTAGTTTGGCTCCCATGTTCAAGTTCATTCCAGTCAACAGCTCTTCTTACAAGGAGCTGAATATCGTCAGGGAGTCGATCAAAGCAAAGCTTGTCGAAGAAAATATTGTTCCAAGTGAGTCGTACACAACGCAGAAATTTTTTCATAAACCTCGCGAAGTTGGTAGGCTTGTGCCTGCTTTCTGGAACATATTAGAGAAGGCAAAGAATCAAGGGGTGAGCTTGCTTGATCTCTCATCTCATGGAAGTTATATTTTGAGTTCTGCATTTGATAGAAATGAGTATGATCACATATTGAGTTTCTTAGGAGTGGAGCCAGTCAACGACAACTGGTATGTCAAGTGTATCGGGAGTTCTAATCTCGTTGCAGGAGTGTCAGAAGAACTGTATATGGAGATTTTACTATTTGTTGCTGATAATTGGAAGTCTAAATTCGGCAACACCAACATCAGGAACATACCACTAATAAAATATGTGGGTCCTGATGGGCATGTGTCTTTGTGCAGCATAAATGAATGCACACCTGGGAAGTGGCAGAAGGTTGTCTCTTTATCGCAACAGAATCATCTGGCGTCATGGCTGATTGATTGGAACAGGGAATTCAGATGTGTGGGTAGTCGTTTTTTTATGCCAAAAAGCACGCAAGAAGCTATCTTTTCCTCTTTGGCGGTGAGGGAGTGGCTTCAAGCTCATGTGAAGATTAGTGTTGTGAAAGTGTATGACTATGCAGTTCACCTAAATTATTATCTCAAAGAAGACCGGAAGCTTGCTATTGCTTTTGTTCACTTCTTATATCACTCTTTCTCGAAGAATCATCTTTCAAAATGGGAGGTGGATAACTTGTGTCGATCTATGCCGCTCGTAGATAACTATGGGAATCTAACCACCCAAAGGAAAGGGGTTCTTGTCCCTGCTAATGGAAGCAAATGGGTGGGATTGGTTGGTTCGAATCCATGGAGAGGTGAAGGCTATGTTGAGTTAGGACAAGACTACTTGCATCCAGGTCGTTTTGCAGGTGAATTTACTTCTGGAGAACAGCTCTTAGAGTTCCTTAAAACTCATGTTGCAGCTTCTGACATCCCTTATATATCTCCTCCCAATTCTGCAATTCCTGCTGTTTCTGCTCCACTTACCAATGAAAATGCATTCCTGTTGTTGGATTGGATTCGAAACCTGAAACAGACTCGAACTTGCATTCCAGAGAAGTTCTTGAAATGCATAAAGGAAGGTAGCTGGCTGAAAATTACTGCCAATGGTTATTCTGGTTACAGGCCACCATCTGAGTCATTTGTGTTTTCCTCTTCATTGGGAAACATTTTGCAGAATGGATCAGTGCTCGTTGATATTCCATTGATTGATCAAAGTTTTTATGGAGATAGAATTAATGAGTATAATGAAGAGCTGAAGACAATTGGAGTCATGTTTCGGTACGGGGAAGCATGTAAATTTATTGGGAAGCATCTTATGTCTCTTACAACTTCCTCGACTTTAACTAGAGGCCTTGTGCTTTCTGTCCTTAATTTCATCAGATTCTTGAGGGAAAATTCTCTTCCTTTGGACGAATTCGTCAACAGTATCAAAGACATAAAATGGCTAAGGACATCCTGTGGTGACAGATCTCCAGTTGGATCTGTATTGTATGACGGAGAATGGAGAATTGCATCTCAAATCAGTGCCATCCCCTTCATTGATATACATTACTATGGGGATGAAATCCTAGCTTTTAAGGAGGAGCTAAAGTCGCTTGGTGTGTTAATTGGATTCTGTAAAAGTTACAACCTTGTTGTAGACAACTTGAGGTCATCTTCACGCTTGACTTCGCTGACAGCTGAGGCAGTTCTTTTGATCCTGGAATGTATACGTCATTCCAGACCATCCAACAAATTCATGGAGGCATTGAATGGTGTGAAATGCTTCAAGACAAACATCGGTTACAGTTCTCCAGGAGAATGTTTCTTGTTTGACCCTCAATGGGGTTGCATCCTACAGGTTTTCAGAGGTTTCCCATTGATTGATGAAAGTTTTTATGGAAGCAGCATCTCGTCTTACAGAAACGAGTTGAAGAAAACAGGGGTGAAGGTGGATTTTGAGAATGCGGTCCAAGTATTTGTTCACTGTTTCAGGCAGCACGCGTCTTCCATGACAAAAGAAACTCTTGTGTCTTTCCTGTCATGTTATAGACAGCTAAAGCACACTCCTTTTGAGTTTCCTTCATATCTTATGAAATGCATCCGTGAGGAGAAGTGGTTGCGAACTCGGCTTGGTGTTTATAGATCTCCAAGTAATTGCATTTTGTTTGGGCCAGATTGGCAATCAATTTCTCCAATTACTCTCCTCCCTTTCATAGATGATAGTGACAACTATTATGGCAAGGTCATTCATGAATACATGGAAGAGCTGAAGATGATGGGTGTGGTTGTTGATATCAAAGATGGTGTGAAGATGGTAGCTGCTGGTCTTTATTTTCCCCAGGATCACTCTTGCGTAACTCCTGGAAATGTGTTTAAACTGCTGGAATGCATCCGCATTTTACTCCAGGATAGGAATTATTCATTTCCGGTCCATTTCTGGGAAGAAGTTTCTCAAAACTGGTTGAAGACCCATGTTGGTTATAGGCCTCCAGCCCAGTGCTTATTGTTCAATTCCCGTTGGGGCTCTTATCTGAAGCATACAGATGGATCTTTTATTGATGAAGGTTTTTATGGTTCTGGTATTACATCCTACAAAGAAGAGCTCCGAGCAATTGGGGTTACTGTTGATGTGGAAAAAGGATGCCCGTTGATTTCCAGCCACCTTGATTTCCATCTTGATCAATTTTCCACTATAGTTCGCATATACAACTACTTGAGCGAGTTTAATTGGAAGCCAGACAGTGAAGCTACcaaaaggatttggattccaaATGAAAGGCAGATTGGAAAGTGGGTCAGCCCCATAGAATGCGTTTTGCATGACGAGGATGGTCTCTTCAATTTGCAGCTTCAGGTTTTAGAGAAACACTATGAGCAAAAGTTACTTAGCTTTTTCTCCAATGCTTTCCATGTTAGACACAATCCTTCTGTTGATGATTACTGCAAGCTTTGGAAGGTTTGGGAAAGTTCAGGACAACCATTGTCTCATGCTGACTGTTGTAAGTTCTGGGTGTATGTTTCGAAGAACTGGAGTCAAAAAACTGAGGAAACTCTGACTGGTAGCTTGGTGAAATTACCTGTTGGTTCAGGCTCAGACAGAATTTTGCTGTCCAACAAGTTTGATGTTTTCATTGCTGACGATCTTCAACTGAAGGATCTTTTTGAACAGTTTTGTCCTCAACCTATATTTGTATGGTACCCTCGGGAAAGCTTGCCTTCTTTACCTCGGAGAAAATTGCTTGAAACTTACAGGAAAATTGGGGTTCGCACAATATCTGAATCAGTGCAAAAGGAAGAATCAGTGGATGTTGCTCATCTTAACCAAGTGAACCCAAAGGAGACAGTGCTTAAAAAAGGGCTGGTGAGACTCATCCTTGGTTTTCTAGCAGATCCTACAAGGGAAATCGAAATGGAAACGAGGCATGAGGCTATCAAAAGGCTTCTGAATATTACTTTCCTTGAGACAGTTGAACCCATTACTGTAAACTatagtttatttctttcttctgggGAAATTGTGAAAGCAAAATCTAGGCGAGTAATGCTTTGGTACAGAGAGACTTCAAAGTTTGTAGCACAGAAGCTGGACAGGTCTGGTGGATACAAGAACATCATCGAATATGCTACATATTTTTCTGAAGCAATATCTGAGGTTTTGTTATGGGAGAACAGCAATTATATTGGTGCACTCGCTGAGCTGATCAAGTTGGGCTTCATGATGGAATTTAATGAAGAAGCAGTTGGGTTTTTAATAAAGTCCAAGAATTTGCAGATTTTCATGGAGGATTTCAACGCCCTCTGCCTTCCC gTTCTTTGA